The Nocardioides humi genome includes a region encoding these proteins:
- a CDS encoding helix-turn-helix domain-containing protein has product MAKGKVVKTVGSLGDYLKEQRVSARLSLRQLADQAGVSNPYLSQIERGLRKPSAEVLQQIAKALRISAEQLYIRAGILSPDDGVGGSVELAIVSDTGLTERQKQSLLDVYASFLALNAAESDGSTEVAEAAQEDAPTNTETESNPVANEG; this is encoded by the coding sequence ATGGCTAAGGGCAAGGTCGTGAAGACCGTCGGGTCACTCGGTGACTACCTCAAGGAGCAGCGGGTGTCCGCCCGTCTGTCCCTGCGGCAGCTCGCCGACCAGGCGGGCGTCTCGAACCCCTACCTCAGCCAGATCGAGCGTGGGCTCCGCAAGCCGTCGGCCGAGGTGTTGCAGCAGATCGCCAAGGCCCTCCGGATCTCTGCGGAGCAGCTCTACATCAGGGCCGGGATCCTCAGCCCTGATGACGGCGTGGGGGGATCGGTCGAGCTCGCCATCGTGAGCGATACCGGCCTCACCGAGCGGCAGAAGCAGTCGCTCCTCGATGTCTACGCATCGTTCCTCGCGCTGAACGCGGCCGAATCGGACGGCTCCACGGAGGTCGCAGAAGCGGCGCAGGAGGACGCGCCAACCAACACCGAGACGGAATCCAACCCCGTCGCCAACGAAGGGTGA
- a CDS encoding DUF2516 family protein — MSGGFVGAISDVELWINVGIAFALLVIKIFAFVSSLLYSGQAYVAADKLTKPTWTAILGVGVLLQLVPINLSIINLAMTVAALVYLADVRPALAGLRRR; from the coding sequence ATGAGCGGTGGCTTCGTGGGTGCGATCAGCGATGTCGAGTTGTGGATCAACGTCGGCATCGCCTTCGCCCTGCTCGTGATCAAGATCTTCGCGTTCGTCAGCTCCCTGCTCTACTCCGGCCAGGCGTACGTCGCCGCCGACAAGCTCACCAAGCCGACCTGGACCGCGATCCTCGGTGTGGGCGTGCTGCTCCAGCTGGTGCCGATCAACCTGTCGATCATCAACCTCGCGATGACCGTCGCGGCGCTGGTCTACCTGGCCGACGTCCGGCCGGCGCTCGCGGGCCTGCGCCGCCGCTGA
- the manA gene encoding mannose-6-phosphate isomerase, class I, which produces MLPLECPTQSYDWGSTDAIPGFQRRGGDGRPVAEVWLGTHPLGTARYVDGSAEPRPLTEVAGHLDFMLKVLAAERPLSIQVHPNATRARAGYAAEEAAGVPMDAPHRVFKDPYPKPEMVYALSTFDSLVGFRPTAEILRVLMPLQHPTTTALVKQLRSNPGFAGIVRLVEGLLADPPGPEEVGEIVEGCRRALAEGIDIKRAYATAVEIEKHHPGDVGVVISLLLNRLTLQPGEAAYLGAGIIHAHLSGMCLEVMVSSDNVLRAGLTSKHVDPVGLVLCLEEGMSRVARVTPQLHGTSTDVFSPTREFALSVTQSSQADPAGAVLPATGPRLLVCTGGEVALFNERDEMLHLRRGDAAYADAGDGELRIIGTGEVAQAYAPEGAAGRLDDLI; this is translated from the coding sequence TTGCTCCCGCTCGAGTGCCCCACCCAGTCCTACGACTGGGGCTCCACGGACGCCATCCCGGGCTTCCAGCGACGCGGCGGCGACGGCAGGCCCGTGGCCGAGGTGTGGCTCGGCACGCACCCGCTCGGCACCGCCCGGTACGTCGACGGCTCGGCCGAGCCGCGCCCGCTGACCGAGGTCGCGGGGCACCTCGACTTCATGCTCAAGGTCCTCGCCGCGGAGCGTCCGCTGTCGATCCAGGTGCACCCCAACGCGACCCGCGCCCGGGCGGGGTACGCCGCCGAGGAGGCCGCGGGCGTCCCCATGGACGCGCCCCACCGGGTGTTCAAGGACCCGTACCCGAAGCCGGAGATGGTCTACGCGCTCTCCACCTTCGACAGCCTCGTCGGCTTCCGCCCGACGGCGGAGATCCTCCGGGTGCTGATGCCGCTGCAGCACCCCACGACCACGGCGCTGGTCAAGCAGCTGCGCAGCAATCCCGGCTTCGCCGGCATCGTGCGGCTCGTCGAGGGCCTGCTGGCCGATCCGCCGGGGCCGGAGGAGGTCGGCGAGATCGTCGAGGGGTGCCGGCGCGCGCTCGCCGAGGGCATCGACATCAAGCGCGCCTACGCCACCGCCGTGGAGATCGAGAAGCACCACCCGGGCGACGTGGGGGTGGTGATCTCACTGCTGCTCAACCGGCTGACCCTGCAGCCCGGCGAGGCGGCGTACCTCGGCGCGGGCATCATCCACGCCCATCTCAGCGGCATGTGCCTGGAGGTGATGGTGTCCTCCGACAACGTCCTGCGGGCCGGGCTCACGTCCAAGCACGTCGACCCCGTCGGGCTCGTGCTCTGCCTGGAGGAGGGGATGTCCCGGGTCGCGCGGGTGACGCCCCAGCTCCACGGCACGTCGACCGACGTCTTCAGCCCCACCCGCGAGTTCGCGCTGTCGGTCACGCAGAGCTCGCAGGCCGACCCGGCGGGCGCCGTGCTGCCCGCCACCGGCCCGCGGCTGCTGGTGTGCACCGGCGGCGAGGTCGCCCTGTTCAACGAGCGCGACGAGATGCTCCACCTGCGCCGCGGCGACGCGGCGTACGCCGACGCGGGCGACGGCGAGCTGCGGATCATCGGCACCGGCGAGGTCGCCCAGGCCTACGCGCCCGAGGGTGCGGCCGGCCGCCTCGACGACCTGATCTGA